In Kineococcus endophyticus, the following proteins share a genomic window:
- a CDS encoding MFS transporter — MTGRRTAGLRAFRATLVGTLITSVGLGLTLPFTFVYFDRILGLPLPVVGVVVAATSVLALGASGAGGALADRIGLGRVAVLGLTLQAGGTLVLAAAREPVLGAAGLAVLSMGNSLVWPSLNGLVVHQVPAERRSRAFAVRFGLMNAGLGAGSLIAAATVSVSRPTSFHVVYAVDGATTAVFALVLLARLRGTTGWSAHGDHAHPGSDVRYRTVLQDRPFVAYLGVLLALAVFGSAQLQGPWAAFVAGTGGSPQVIGLGFAANTVAIISLQLPVERWTRGLRRSRLLVACALCGALAWVLTGTAGFPGTSATASAVLAVSALAVFGVGETFLSPVINAVPNALAPDHLRGRYNALNSATYPVSKLIGPPLAGVLIGSGAPSSWVVTITLGLLLTAGGAGLLGRRLPSAVESPHRHLSR, encoded by the coding sequence GTGACCGGTCGGCGGACCGCCGGGCTCCGCGCCTTCCGGGCCACGCTCGTCGGCACCCTCATCACGTCCGTCGGGCTGGGGCTGACCCTGCCCTTCACCTTCGTGTACTTCGACCGCATCCTCGGACTGCCGCTCCCCGTGGTGGGCGTCGTGGTGGCCGCGACGTCCGTCCTCGCCCTGGGCGCCAGCGGGGCGGGGGGTGCGCTCGCGGACCGCATCGGGCTCGGACGGGTCGCCGTGCTCGGGCTCACGCTCCAGGCGGGGGGAACCCTCGTCCTGGCGGCCGCGCGCGAACCCGTGCTCGGCGCCGCGGGACTCGCCGTGCTCTCGATGGGGAACTCCCTGGTGTGGCCGAGCCTCAACGGTCTCGTCGTCCACCAGGTCCCCGCCGAGCGGAGGTCCCGGGCCTTCGCGGTGCGCTTCGGGTTGATGAACGCCGGGCTCGGGGCCGGTTCCCTCATCGCCGCGGCGACCGTGTCGGTCTCGCGGCCGACGAGCTTCCACGTCGTCTACGCAGTGGACGGGGCCACGACCGCCGTGTTCGCACTCGTCCTCCTCGCCAGGCTGCGGGGCACGACGGGCTGGTCGGCGCACGGCGACCACGCCCACCCGGGCTCGGACGTCAGGTACCGGACGGTGCTGCAGGACAGGCCGTTCGTCGCGTACCTGGGCGTCCTCCTCGCCCTGGCGGTCTTCGGCAGCGCGCAGCTCCAGGGTCCGTGGGCGGCTTTCGTCGCCGGCACCGGGGGTTCCCCGCAGGTCATCGGTCTGGGGTTCGCGGCGAACACCGTCGCGATCATCTCCCTGCAACTGCCGGTGGAACGCTGGACCCGGGGACTGCGGCGCAGCCGGTTGCTCGTCGCGTGCGCGCTCTGCGGGGCCCTGGCCTGGGTGCTCACCGGAACAGCCGGGTTCCCGGGGACGTCCGCGACCGCGTCCGCGGTCCTGGCGGTGTCGGCCCTGGCGGTGTTCGGCGTCGGGGAGACCTTCCTCAGCCCGGTCATCAACGCCGTCCCGAACGCACTGGCACCCGACCACCTCCGCGGCCGGTACAACGCGCTGAACTCGGCCACCTACCCCGTCTCGAAACTCATCGGCCCACCCCTGGCCGGGGTTCTCATCGGCAGCGGCGCACCCTCGTCGTGGGTGGTGACGATCACGCTCGGCCTGCTCCTGACGGCCGGCGGCGCCGGGCTCCTCGGCCGCCGGCTCCCGTCCGCGGTGGAGTCACCCCACCGCCACCTCAGCCGCTGA
- a CDS encoding alpha/beta fold hydrolase: protein MVAVDGVRLAWTRSGPRGPGRPSVVLAHGLTDSADTWQRVSERLEQSHDVVRYDARGHGSSDRSEDYSAEAHTRDLVGVVRALGLDRPVLVGHSMGGIHATLAAREIAVRAIVLEDPAWPQVPQDGTKDVADSRRRVVEVASLPEGERREVGRRRHPSWHPVVVATWSRAQTLLDPDVVGWFGSWRTRNAWREHVSGLDVPGLLLTGDAEPDAVAVLPGMAEEARRLWPRLRVEQVDGAAHDVRRDGFDAFVRALTQFLAGLDTLRP, encoded by the coding sequence GTGGTCGCTGTCGACGGGGTGCGGCTCGCCTGGACGCGGAGCGGACCCCGGGGCCCGGGCCGTCCGAGCGTCGTCCTGGCGCACGGCCTGACCGACTCCGCGGACACCTGGCAGCGGGTGAGCGAGCGGCTCGAGCAGTCCCACGACGTCGTCCGCTACGACGCCCGCGGGCACGGATCGTCCGACCGTTCCGAGGACTACAGCGCCGAGGCCCACACGCGCGACCTCGTCGGTGTCGTCCGGGCGCTGGGGCTGGACCGGCCGGTGCTGGTGGGTCACTCCATGGGCGGCATCCACGCCACCCTGGCGGCCCGGGAGATCGCCGTGCGCGCGATCGTGCTGGAGGACCCCGCCTGGCCCCAGGTGCCGCAGGACGGCACCAAGGACGTGGCCGACAGCCGGCGCCGGGTGGTCGAGGTGGCGTCCCTGCCGGAGGGGGAACGGCGTGAGGTCGGTCGCAGGCGCCACCCCTCGTGGCACCCCGTCGTCGTCGCGACGTGGTCGCGCGCGCAGACCCTGCTCGACCCCGACGTCGTCGGCTGGTTCGGCTCCTGGCGGACGCGGAACGCCTGGCGCGAGCACGTGTCGGGCCTCGACGTCCCCGGCCTGCTGCTCACCGGGGACGCCGAGCCGGACGCGGTGGCGGTCCTGCCCGGCATGGCCGAGGAGGCGCGACGGCTCTGGCCCCGGCTCCGGGTCGAACAGGTCGACGGCGCCGCCCACGACGTGCGGCGCGACGGGTTCGACGCGTTCGTGCGGGCGCTCACCCAGTTCCTGGCGGGGCTCGACACCTTGAGGCCGTGA
- a CDS encoding multidrug effflux MFS transporter, protein MTARTNADAGPTAGHDPARDGGTARPVSAALIATVVLLTGIAPLATDMYVPAFPDVARDLGTSATAVQLTLTTFFTGMALGQLAGGPVSDQRGRRAPLLVAVAVVLLASVACALAPTITAMAAARFVQGLAGGWAMVIGRAVIVDLARGPQLVRSLNLVQGVGGIAPIVAPLLGGIVLQLSDWRAPFWVIAVITAVTAVVVWFVVPESLPPHRRHAGGLRAFAGAAREVLGNRPYVGYLLVCSAMMVALFAYVATSAFVLRSMNGLSPIAYSVSFATNAGGMTVAALVSARLAGRVRTRTVIVVGQFLALAAGLALLVGAVGFGTPLLLALVCFFVLMVAIGLTIGNAGALANAAVPDHPGTGSAVLGMLQWGTAGLAAPIAGIGGEHTAVPVALLMTVGAAVSLGALTLVARRPSASTAV, encoded by the coding sequence GTGACCGCCCGCACCAACGCCGACGCCGGACCCACCGCCGGGCACGACCCTGCGCGGGACGGCGGGACCGCCCGTCCGGTGTCGGCCGCGCTCATCGCCACCGTCGTGCTGCTGACCGGCATCGCCCCCCTGGCCACGGACATGTACGTGCCGGCCTTCCCCGACGTCGCCCGCGACCTCGGAACGTCGGCGACGGCGGTCCAGCTGACGCTCACGACGTTCTTCACCGGGATGGCTCTCGGACAGCTGGCCGGCGGGCCGGTCTCGGACCAGCGCGGACGGCGCGCCCCGCTGCTGGTGGCCGTCGCCGTCGTCCTGCTGGCCTCCGTGGCGTGCGCCCTGGCCCCGACGATCACCGCCATGGCGGCGGCCCGGTTCGTGCAGGGTCTCGCCGGGGGCTGGGCCATGGTCATCGGCCGCGCCGTCATCGTCGACCTCGCCCGGGGGCCGCAACTGGTCCGCTCCCTGAACCTCGTCCAGGGCGTCGGGGGCATCGCACCGATCGTCGCGCCGCTGCTCGGTGGGATCGTGCTGCAGCTGTCCGACTGGCGGGCGCCGTTCTGGGTGATCGCCGTCATCACCGCCGTCACGGCCGTCGTCGTCTGGTTCGTCGTCCCCGAATCGCTGCCCCCGCACCGCCGGCACGCCGGTGGGCTGCGGGCCTTCGCGGGCGCGGCGCGCGAGGTGCTGGGGAACCGTCCGTACGTCGGGTACCTGCTCGTGTGCTCGGCGATGATGGTGGCCCTGTTCGCCTACGTCGCGACGTCCGCGTTCGTGCTGCGCTCGATGAACGGGTTGTCCCCCATCGCGTACTCCGTCTCGTTCGCCACGAACGCCGGCGGCATGACCGTCGCCGCACTGGTCTCGGCCCGGCTCGCGGGGCGGGTCCGGACCCGCACGGTCATCGTCGTCGGGCAGTTCCTGGCGTTGGCGGCCGGACTGGCCCTGCTGGTGGGCGCGGTCGGGTTCGGAACTCCCCTGCTGCTCGCCCTGGTGTGCTTCTTCGTCCTCATGGTGGCCATCGGCCTGACCATCGGGAACGCCGGCGCCCTCGCGAACGCCGCCGTGCCCGACCACCCGGGAACGGGGTCGGCCGTGCTGGGGATGCTGCAGTGGGGAACAGCCGGCCTCGCCGCGCCGATCGCCGGCATCGGTGGGGAGCACACCGCGGTTCCCGTCGCGCTCCTCATGACGGTGGGCGCCGCCGTCTCGCTCGGCGCGCTCACCCTCGTCGCGCGTCGACCCTCCGCGTCCACCGCGGTCTGA
- a CDS encoding helix-turn-helix transcriptional regulator yields the protein MDNRADNRDEVRDFLTTRRAKVTPAAAGLPDVGRRRVPGLRRAEAAALAGISVEYYAKLERGALAGVSASVLESLARALRLDEAERTHLFDLASAADGTSALARPRRRSTTRWTPRPALQWALDAYAAGPAIVRNGRMDLLATNVLGWAMHSCLYASLEAAGGGNHPNFARYTFLDADARRFYPDWATAAATCVSILRTEAGRDPHDKGMHDLVGELSTRSEEFRALWTSHDVRLHGAGTKQFHHTAVGDLALAYESLEMVAEPGLTLTLYAAEPASPTAQALTLLSAWAATERRSPAPDDDRSPTP from the coding sequence GTGGACAACCGCGCTGACAACCGGGACGAGGTCAGGGACTTCCTCACCACCCGCCGGGCCAAGGTCACACCGGCGGCGGCCGGTCTGCCCGACGTGGGGCGCCGTCGCGTCCCCGGGCTGCGCCGGGCCGAGGCGGCCGCCCTGGCCGGGATCAGCGTGGAGTACTACGCCAAGCTCGAACGCGGAGCGCTGGCGGGGGTCTCCGCGTCGGTGCTGGAGTCCCTGGCCCGGGCCCTGCGCCTGGACGAGGCCGAGCGGACGCACCTGTTCGACCTCGCGAGCGCCGCCGACGGCACGAGCGCCCTCGCGCGCCCCCGCCGCCGCTCGACCACCCGCTGGACACCCCGCCCGGCCCTGCAGTGGGCGCTGGACGCCTACGCCGCCGGGCCGGCCATCGTCCGCAACGGACGGATGGACCTGCTGGCCACCAACGTGCTCGGCTGGGCGATGCACTCCTGCCTGTACGCCTCGCTCGAGGCCGCCGGCGGCGGGAACCACCCGAACTTCGCCCGCTACACCTTCCTGGACGCCGACGCGCGGCGCTTCTACCCGGACTGGGCGACCGCGGCCGCCACCTGCGTGTCCATCCTGCGGACCGAGGCCGGACGCGACCCCCACGACAAGGGCATGCACGACCTCGTCGGCGAACTGTCCACGCGCAGCGAGGAGTTCCGCGCCCTGTGGACCTCCCACGACGTCCGCCTGCACGGGGCCGGCACCAAGCAGTTCCACCACACGGCGGTCGGTGACCTCGCCCTGGCCTACGAGTCGCTGGAGATGGTCGCCGAACCCGGGTTGACCCTCACCCTCTACGCCGCCGAACCGGCGAGCCCGACCGCGCAAGCCCTCACCCTGCTGTCCGCCTGGGCCGCGACCGAACGGCGCTCCCCCGCACCCGACGACGATCGGAGCCCCACCCCGTGA
- a CDS encoding (R)-mandelonitrile lyase: MELKHPAATQAPTATFTGDVFMTPLATGVAPSRVAVALVRFTPGARTFWHVHPAGQLLHVTDGTALVGTRDGSVVRARAGDTVVCPPGEEHWHGATADSFAAHLAIQESVTDGSGQASPVTWLEPVPDDVYAAVQREGS; the protein is encoded by the coding sequence GTGGAACTCAAGCACCCGGCCGCCACCCAGGCGCCCACCGCCACCTTCACCGGCGACGTCTTCATGACTCCGCTCGCGACGGGCGTCGCCCCGTCCCGCGTGGCCGTGGCGCTCGTCCGGTTCACCCCGGGGGCGCGCACGTTCTGGCACGTGCACCCCGCCGGACAACTCCTGCACGTCACCGACGGGACGGCGCTGGTCGGGACCCGCGACGGGTCGGTGGTCCGGGCCCGTGCGGGCGACACCGTGGTGTGCCCTCCCGGGGAGGAGCACTGGCACGGGGCGACCGCCGACTCGTTCGCCGCCCACCTGGCCATCCAGGAATCGGTCACGGACGGGTCCGGTCAGGCCAGCCCGGTGACGTGGCTGGAACCCGTGCCCGACGACGTCTACGCCGCCGTGCAACGAGAGGGTTCGTGA
- a CDS encoding FadR/GntR family transcriptional regulator: protein MSIDWTSARTSSVSLTDSLAVSIERHIVSGRLQHGDRLPAERELAAQLRVARGSLREALDQLERRGVIERRRGRGTTVIDPTRIEAADQLAQAFTESSVSALDALDVRECLEPPIAARAARRATAADVALLEAALREAEKSPDEVAFMECDRTFHRTIAHVTHNPLLVRMIDRTRDVLDLSRRDQSFADGWRAVANEEHRAIFQAIADHDPAAAEAAAAAHLAGIRRDLGGSSQET, encoded by the coding sequence GTGAGCATCGACTGGACGTCCGCGAGGACCAGCAGCGTCTCGCTCACCGACTCCCTCGCCGTCTCGATCGAACGGCACATCGTGTCGGGCCGGCTGCAGCACGGTGACCGTCTGCCGGCCGAGCGGGAGCTCGCGGCGCAGCTGCGGGTCGCCCGGGGCAGCCTCCGGGAGGCCCTGGACCAGCTGGAGCGTCGTGGCGTCATCGAACGCCGTCGCGGACGGGGCACCACCGTCATCGACCCCACGAGGATCGAGGCGGCCGACCAGCTCGCCCAGGCCTTCACCGAGTCCTCTGTCAGCGCGCTCGACGCGCTCGACGTCCGCGAGTGCCTGGAACCCCCGATCGCCGCGCGGGCCGCGCGCCGTGCGACCGCCGCGGACGTGGCGCTGCTCGAGGCAGCCCTGCGCGAGGCGGAGAAGTCGCCGGACGAGGTCGCGTTCATGGAGTGCGACCGCACGTTCCACCGCACCATCGCTCACGTCACGCACAACCCGCTGCTCGTGCGGATGATCGACCGCACGCGCGACGTCCTCGACCTCAGCCGCCGCGACCAGAGCTTTGCGGACGGGTGGCGGGCCGTCGCCAACGAGGAGCACCGGGCGATCTTCCAGGCCATCGCCGACCACGACCCCGCCGCCGCCGAGGCGGCCGCAGCGGCGCACCTCGCCGGGATCCGCCGCGACCTCGGCGGGTCCTCGCAGGAGACCTGA
- a CDS encoding Gfo/Idh/MocA family protein codes for MKIAVIGTGQFARSFIALWQLHPDVEEVWVTDLVPERAQQHVESHGLAGSFDTFEDALASDVDAVAIMTQRWSHGPLVLQALAAGKHVYSAVPMATTVDDCEAIVAAVRETGLVYMMGETSYYNPATVWARDHIAAGEFGRVFYGEGDYVHDMDNGFYAAYQYSGGDDWKETASYPPMLYPTHAIGGVLGAWKTHAVSVSCTGISDSRGDGVFDTKVSRWGNDFSNMSALFELADGGVMRTNEFRRVGYWSGPESRFRFYGTEQVMEQSVTSTVVTVKTEGEDYHKGNTLDISDELKPGEHSDVPEDLSDIDPGLLSSFRSGTAKVHDRSRLPKEFEGAPNGHEGAHHFLADDFVVAVRDRAHPPVNAWVAARFTVPGIVANESAKQGGARLPVPDFGDPA; via the coding sequence GTGAAGATCGCAGTCATCGGCACCGGCCAGTTCGCCCGGAGCTTCATCGCCCTGTGGCAGCTGCACCCCGACGTCGAGGAGGTGTGGGTCACCGACCTCGTCCCCGAACGGGCGCAGCAGCACGTCGAGTCCCACGGGCTCGCGGGTTCCTTCGACACCTTCGAGGACGCGCTGGCCTCGGACGTCGACGCCGTCGCCATCATGACCCAGCGCTGGTCCCACGGTCCGCTGGTCCTGCAGGCGCTGGCGGCCGGCAAGCACGTCTACTCGGCCGTCCCCATGGCGACCACGGTCGACGACTGCGAGGCCATCGTGGCCGCGGTGCGCGAGACCGGGCTCGTCTACATGATGGGCGAGACCAGCTACTACAACCCCGCGACCGTCTGGGCGCGCGACCACATCGCGGCCGGGGAGTTCGGCCGGGTGTTCTACGGCGAGGGCGACTACGTCCACGACATGGACAACGGGTTCTACGCGGCCTACCAGTACAGCGGCGGGGACGACTGGAAGGAGACGGCCAGCTACCCGCCCATGCTGTACCCGACCCACGCCATCGGCGGCGTGCTGGGTGCGTGGAAGACCCACGCCGTCAGCGTCAGCTGCACCGGCATCAGCGACTCCCGCGGCGACGGCGTCTTCGACACGAAGGTCTCGCGCTGGGGCAACGACTTCTCGAACATGTCGGCCCTGTTCGAACTCGCCGACGGCGGGGTCATGCGCACCAACGAGTTCCGCCGCGTCGGGTACTGGAGCGGCCCCGAGTCGCGGTTCCGCTTCTACGGCACCGAACAGGTCATGGAGCAGTCGGTCACCAGCACCGTCGTCACGGTCAAGACCGAGGGCGAGGACTACCACAAGGGGAACACCCTCGACATCAGCGACGAGCTCAAGCCCGGTGAGCACTCCGACGTCCCCGAGGACCTGTCGGACATCGACCCCGGTCTCCTGAGCAGCTTCCGCTCCGGCACGGCGAAGGTGCACGACCGCAGCCGGTTGCCGAAGGAGTTCGAGGGCGCACCCAACGGGCACGAGGGCGCGCACCACTTCTTGGCGGACGACTTCGTCGTCGCGGTCCGCGACCGCGCCCACCCGCCGGTCAACGCGTGGGTCGCCGCGCGGTTCACCGTCCCGGGCATCGTCGCCAACGAGTCCGCGAAGCAGGGCGGGGCGCGCCTGCCCGTCCCGGACTTCGGCGACCCGGCCTGA
- a CDS encoding zinc-dependent alcohol dehydrogenase family protein encodes MRKVVLHAPGDVRVEDVERPTIVEPTDAVIRLAATCICGSDLWPYRGADEVPQPQPMGHEYCGVVEEIGADVRTLEVGQFVVGSFFASDGTCEICLSGYQTGCVHRQPGAPTGAQAEYARIPLADGTLVATPGQPDADLIPSLLAASDVLGTGWFGSVAAEAGPGKTVAVVGDGAVGLCAVLAARQLGAERVILFSRHADRQALGREFGATDIVEERGEEGVAKVKEMTGGLGAHSVVEAVGTHESMHQAIGSTRAGGHVGFVGVLHDVAITGDDIFTTHVHLHGGPAPVRRFLPDLIRLIWDRTIDPGKVFDLTLPIEQAAEGYRAMDERRATKVLLTL; translated from the coding sequence GTGCGCAAGGTCGTCCTGCACGCCCCCGGCGACGTCCGTGTCGAGGACGTCGAACGCCCCACGATCGTCGAACCCACCGACGCGGTCATCCGCCTCGCCGCCACCTGCATCTGCGGGTCGGACCTGTGGCCCTACCGCGGCGCCGACGAGGTCCCCCAGCCGCAGCCGATGGGTCACGAGTACTGCGGCGTCGTCGAGGAGATCGGCGCAGACGTCCGTACCCTCGAGGTCGGTCAGTTCGTCGTGGGGTCGTTCTTCGCCTCGGACGGCACCTGCGAGATCTGCCTGTCCGGCTACCAGACCGGCTGCGTCCACCGTCAGCCCGGCGCCCCCACCGGCGCGCAGGCCGAGTACGCCCGCATCCCCCTCGCCGACGGCACCCTGGTCGCCACCCCCGGCCAGCCAGACGCCGACCTGATCCCCTCCCTGCTGGCCGCCTCGGACGTGCTCGGCACCGGGTGGTTCGGGTCGGTGGCTGCTGAAGCCGGCCCCGGCAAGACCGTCGCCGTCGTGGGGGACGGTGCGGTGGGCCTGTGCGCGGTCCTCGCCGCCCGCCAGCTCGGCGCCGAACGCGTCATCCTGTTCAGCCGGCACGCCGACCGGCAGGCCCTGGGCCGTGAGTTCGGGGCCACCGACATCGTCGAGGAACGCGGCGAGGAGGGCGTCGCCAAGGTCAAGGAGATGACGGGCGGGCTGGGCGCGCACTCCGTCGTGGAGGCCGTCGGCACGCACGAGTCGATGCACCAGGCGATCGGCTCGACCCGCGCGGGCGGGCACGTGGGTTTCGTGGGCGTCCTGCACGACGTCGCGATCACCGGTGACGACATCTTCACAACCCACGTGCACCTGCACGGTGGGCCCGCCCCGGTGCGCCGCTTCCTGCCCGACCTCATCCGGTTGATCTGGGACCGCACGATCGACCCGGGCAAGGTGTTCGACCTGACCCTGCCGATCGAGCAGGCCGCCGAGGGGTACCGCGCCATGGACGAGCGGCGGGCCACCAAGGTCCTGCTCACGCTCTGA
- a CDS encoding gamma-glutamyltransferase family protein, giving the protein MSSAAAPTTSSTTAPAVQARARAGVHRSVLVTPHWAATRAGEEVLAAGGSAVDAAIAAAAALSVVYPHNTSLGGDLVALVRTADGRIRCVNATGPAGAATDATALRGRHGGEMPVRGADTVTVPGAVRGWEALATVAGRLPWAQLLAPAIRWAREGVPVSRSLHRAIGHTLPDLKTGEGLAELLAPGGRPLRHGELLVQSALAETLVQVAAGGPSAFYTGDLAARLVDGLRAAGSPLRTDDLAAFTPEVTDPLVRDVAGRTVVTSPPNTQGFALLRTLAAAEAAGLTPERALSAGVEVLARELYACGLLRDGVLADLRTGGPSADDLMTMDAGEVPDVPVARRALNTASGDTVGISAVDDDGTAVSLIQSVYGHFGSFVLDPATGVLFQNRGSSFSLEQGSPNLAAPGRRPSHTLMPVMTLRGDRVETVCSVMGGKAQPQVHAQVLLQSFAGRTAAESVSAPRWVVGPLDRTDPPEGARLEADADDAVADALDAAGFAVTTIPATDEDTGQVNLVLISPDGGFDAAADPRADGTCVLVERRSS; this is encoded by the coding sequence ATGTCGTCCGCCGCAGCGCCCACCACCTCGAGCACCACCGCGCCCGCCGTGCAGGCTCGTGCTCGCGCTGGGGTCCACCGCTCGGTCCTCGTCACCCCCCACTGGGCGGCGACCCGGGCGGGGGAGGAGGTGCTGGCCGCAGGAGGCTCGGCCGTCGACGCCGCGATCGCCGCGGCCGCCGCGCTGAGCGTCGTCTACCCGCACAACACGAGCCTCGGCGGCGACCTCGTCGCGCTCGTGCGGACCGCCGACGGCCGCATCCGGTGCGTCAACGCGACCGGCCCGGCCGGCGCCGCGACCGACGCCACGGCCCTGCGCGGGCGCCACGGCGGGGAGATGCCCGTCCGCGGTGCCGACACGGTCACCGTCCCCGGTGCGGTCCGCGGCTGGGAGGCGCTCGCCACGGTCGCGGGTCGGCTGCCCTGGGCGCAGCTCCTGGCCCCGGCGATCCGCTGGGCGCGTGAGGGGGTCCCGGTGAGCCGGTCCCTGCACCGCGCGATCGGCCACACCCTGCCCGACCTGAAGACCGGTGAGGGGCTGGCCGAACTGCTCGCGCCGGGCGGTCGCCCGCTGCGGCACGGGGAACTGCTCGTCCAATCCGCCCTCGCGGAAACCCTCGTGCAGGTGGCTGCTGGTGGTCCCTCCGCGTTCTACACGGGCGACCTCGCGGCGCGTCTCGTGGACGGCCTGCGGGCCGCCGGCAGCCCCCTGAGGACCGACGACCTCGCCGCGTTCACCCCCGAGGTGACCGACCCGCTGGTGCGCGACGTGGCCGGGCGGACGGTGGTGACGAGCCCGCCGAACACCCAGGGGTTCGCGCTCCTGCGCACGCTCGCCGCGGCCGAGGCCGCCGGGTTGACCCCGGAGCGGGCCCTGTCCGCCGGGGTCGAGGTGCTGGCCCGGGAACTGTACGCCTGCGGTCTCCTGCGCGACGGCGTCCTGGCCGACCTCCGCACCGGCGGCCCCTCCGCGGACGACCTCATGACCATGGATGCGGGCGAGGTCCCCGACGTCCCCGTCGCCCGCCGCGCGCTGAACACCGCCAGCGGCGACACCGTCGGCATCTCCGCCGTCGACGACGACGGGACGGCCGTGTCGCTCATCCAGAGCGTGTACGGCCACTTCGGCTCGTTCGTCCTCGACCCCGCGACGGGAGTCCTCTTCCAGAACCGGGGTTCGAGCTTCTCCCTCGAGCAGGGTTCACCGAACCTCGCTGCCCCGGGGCGCCGTCCGTCGCACACCCTCATGCCAGTGATGACGCTGCGCGGCGACCGGGTCGAGACCGTCTGCTCGGTCATGGGCGGCAAGGCGCAACCCCAGGTCCACGCGCAGGTCCTGCTCCAGAGCTTCGCCGGACGCACTGCGGCGGAGAGCGTCTCGGCCCCGCGGTGGGTCGTCGGACCGCTGGACCGCACGGACCCGCCCGAGGGGGCCCGGCTGGAGGCCGACGCCGACGACGCGGTCGCCGACGCGCTCGACGCCGCGGGTTTCGCGGTCACCACCATCCCCGCCACCGACGAGGACACCGGTCAGGTGAACCTCGTCCTGATCTCCCCCGACGGCGGGTTCGACGCCGCCGCCGATCCCCGGGCCGACGGGACCTGCGTCCTCGTCGAGCGCCGCAGTTCCTGA
- a CDS encoding phosphotransferase family protein yields the protein MERVVEPREDPVLARTLAAAELPATGRFHRRAGWVSRAWIGDEVVVRVTSDTRHRDAFRHEARVVRLLAGSDVPHARRVAHGDGPDGPWYVSERLRGTSLHEAWRGADVATRRALVESLASALQALHRVPAPPDLLPPWLAAALDGVPWPAFHPPVVGRTLELVEAARRRPDHDARLLDDVAARVRELSALFVDDEPVLVHGDLHGSNVVVDGDRVTGLVDFAESLAQPADAELDTVLRWCARAQEFPPTPDGQGLDPATLTAVPGWLRGAYPQLFAHPRLRDRLATYDLFVELAIHAHHPDPGVRAAAARRTARVVSGHGHLAALAW from the coding sequence GTGGAGCGGGTCGTCGAACCCCGCGAGGACCCCGTCCTGGCGAGGACGCTGGCCGCTGCCGAACTCCCGGCCACCGGCCGTTTCCACCGTCGCGCCGGCTGGGTGAGCCGGGCCTGGATCGGTGACGAGGTCGTCGTCCGGGTGACCTCGGACACCCGGCACCGCGACGCCTTCCGCCACGAGGCGAGGGTCGTGCGCCTGCTCGCCGGCAGCGACGTCCCGCACGCCCGGCGGGTGGCCCACGGAGACGGCCCGGACGGACCCTGGTACGTCTCCGAACGCCTGCGCGGCACCAGCCTCCACGAGGCCTGGCGCGGGGCCGACGTCGCCACCCGTCGTGCGCTGGTCGAGAGCCTCGCGTCCGCCCTGCAGGCCCTCCACCGCGTTCCCGCACCACCGGACCTGCTCCCGCCGTGGCTGGCGGCAGCGCTCGACGGCGTACCGTGGCCCGCGTTCCACCCACCGGTGGTGGGCCGGACGCTGGAGCTCGTCGAGGCCGCACGGCGCCGGCCCGACCACGACGCGAGGCTGCTCGACGACGTCGCCGCACGGGTCCGGGAACTGTCGGCACTGTTCGTCGACGACGAACCCGTCCTGGTCCACGGCGACCTCCACGGCTCGAACGTCGTCGTCGACGGCGACCGCGTCACCGGACTCGTCGACTTCGCGGAGTCGCTGGCCCAACCGGCCGACGCCGAACTCGACACCGTCCTGCGCTGGTGCGCGCGGGCGCAGGAGTTCCCCCCCACCCCCGACGGGCAGGGGCTCGACCCGGCCACGCTCACCGCGGTTCCCGGGTGGCTGCGCGGTGCGTACCCGCAGTTGTTCGCGCACCCGCGGCTGCGGGACCGCCTGGCCACCTACGACCTGTTCGTCGAACTCGCGATCCACGCCCACCACCCCGATCCCGGCGTCCGTGCCGCGGCGGCACGCCGCACGGCCCGGGTGGTGTCGGGGCACGGCCACCTGGCGGCGCTGGCCTGGTGA